The following are encoded in a window of Mycobacterium decipiens genomic DNA:
- the prcA gene encoding proteasome subunit alpha: MSFPYFISPEQAMRERSELARKGIARGRSVVALAYSGGVLFVAENPSRSLQKISELYDRVGFAAAGKFNEFDNLRRGGIQFADTRGYAYDRRDVTGRQLANVYAQTLGTIFTEQAKPYEVELCVAEVAHYGETKPPELYRITYDGSIADEPHFVVMGGTTEPITNALKESYAENADLTDAVRIAVQALRASGGNGSDQPTLGVSNLEVAILDAQRPRRAFRRVTGSALEALLPDGSTSPEADSESSD; this comes from the coding sequence GTGAGCTTCCCGTATTTCATTTCTCCTGAACAGGCGATGCGGGAGCGCAGCGAGCTCGCGCGCAAGGGCATAGCGCGCGGCCGCAGCGTGGTGGCGCTGGCCTACTCCGGCGGTGTGCTGTTCGTCGCCGAGAACCCGTCGCGATCCCTGCAGAAGATCAGCGAACTCTACGATCGGGTGGGCTTCGCGGCCGCCGGCAAGTTCAACGAGTTCGACAATCTGCGCCGTGGCGGGATCCAGTTCGCCGACACCCGCGGCTACGCCTACGACCGCCGCGACGTCACCGGCCGACAGCTGGCCAACGTCTACGCGCAGACGCTGGGCACCATCTTCACCGAGCAGGCCAAGCCCTACGAGGTCGAGTTGTGCGTGGCCGAGGTGGCGCACTACGGCGAGACGAAACCACCCGAGCTGTACCGGATCACCTATGACGGGTCGATCGCTGACGAGCCGCATTTCGTGGTCATGGGTGGCACCACGGAGCCGATCACCAATGCGCTCAAGGAGTCTTACGCCGAGAACGCCGACCTGACCGACGCCGTTCGGATCGCGGTGCAGGCGCTGCGGGCGAGCGGCGGCAACGGCAGCGACCAGCCCACTCTTGGTGTGTCCAACTTGGAGGTGGCCATCCTTGACGCCCAGCGGCCGCGGCGGGCGTTTCGGCGTGTCACCGGATCCGCGTTGGAAGCACTGCTACCGGACGGCTCGACGAGCCCCGAAGCCGACAGCGAATCTTCGGACTAG
- the trmI gene encoding tRNA (adenine(58)-N(1))-methyltransferase TrmI, which translates to MSATGPFTVGERVQLTDAKGRHYTMSLTPGSEFHTHRGAIAHDAVIGLQQGSVVKSSNGALFLVLRPLLVDYVMSMPRGPQVIYPKDAAQIVHEGDIYPGARVLEAGAGSGALTLSLLRAVGPAGQVISYEQRADHAEHARRNVSNFYGQPPDNWRLIVSDLAASELPDGCVDRAVLDMLAPWEVLDCVSRLVVAGGVLVIYVATVTQLSRVVEAVRAQQCWTEPRSWETLQRGWNVVGLAVRPQHSMRGHTAFLVATRRLAQGAIAPAPLGRKREGRDG; encoded by the coding sequence GTGTCAGCAACCGGCCCGTTCACCGTCGGCGAACGTGTTCAGCTCACCGATGCCAAGGGCCGCCACTACACGATGTCGCTCACGCCCGGCAGCGAGTTTCACACCCATCGCGGCGCGATTGCCCATGACGCGGTAATCGGGCTGCAGCAAGGCAGTGTGGTCAAGTCCAGCAACGGCGCTCTTTTCCTCGTGCTGCGTCCGCTACTGGTCGACTACGTCATGTCGATGCCCCGCGGGCCACAAGTCATCTACCCCAAGGACGCCGCCCAGATCGTGCACGAGGGCGACATTTATCCCGGCGCCCGGGTGCTGGAGGCGGGAGCCGGATCCGGTGCGCTGACCTTGTCGCTGTTGCGGGCGGTAGGGCCGGCCGGACAGGTGATCTCTTATGAACAGCGCGCCGACCATGCCGAGCACGCCCGACGGAACGTGAGCAACTTCTACGGCCAGCCGCCGGACAACTGGCGGCTGATCGTCAGCGATCTCGCGGCCTCCGAGCTGCCCGACGGCTGCGTTGACCGGGCTGTGCTGGACATGCTGGCGCCGTGGGAGGTGCTGGACTGTGTATCGCGGCTGGTTGTCGCCGGCGGTGTGTTGGTGATCTATGTGGCGACGGTTACTCAGCTGTCGCGGGTTGTGGAAGCGGTCCGAGCTCAGCAGTGTTGGACCGAGCCGCGTTCGTGGGAGACGCTGCAGCGTGGCTGGAACGTCGTCGGGCTGGCCGTTCGGCCCCAGCATTCGATGCGCGGGCATACCGCGTTCCTGGTGGCAACGCGCCGGTTGGCGCAGGGAGCCATCGCTCCGGCGCCGTTGGGTCGTAAGCGCGAGGGACGCGACGGGTAG
- a CDS encoding PPE family protein: MSAHIAVIVFTVNADMHPERNKELPSYAAIPPEENARRFFAGPGPYSVGRAGMAWRRLADDLYTAACDINRALTTLTGAWQSKAATEMTQAAAPYLAWLNDTAKRASSTAALASCTVDAWQWAARSMVPTETVAANVAWRKQLYQTNHLGQNFHEIACCEAEYQNYWDTNARTMESYRGVVEFDMRWVQPFVEAPKITVDEVSRQWAQG; this comes from the coding sequence TTGAGCGCCCATATTGCTGTTATTGTGTTCACCGTCAATGCCGACATGCATCCCGAAAGGAACAAAGAGTTGCCTAGCTACGCGGCGATACCGCCGGAGGAGAACGCCCGCAGGTTTTTTGCCGGCCCGGGTCCTTACTCGGTGGGGCGTGCCGGGATGGCGTGGAGGCGCTTGGCGGACGACCTCTATACAGCAGCGTGCGACATCAACCGCGCGCTGACGACGCTGACGGGGGCGTGGCAGAGTAAGGCGGCGACAGAGATGACCCAGGCGGCTGCACCCTATCTGGCTTGGCTGAACGACACAGCAAAACGTGCCAGCTCGACCGCCGCACTGGCCAGCTGTACCGTGGATGCCTGGCAGTGGGCGGCTCGTTCGATGGTGCCCACGGAGACGGTCGCCGCCAACGTCGCCTGGAGAAAGCAGCTGTACCAGACCAATCACTTGGGGCAAAACTTTCACGAGATTGCGTGCTGTGAAGCCGAATACCAGAATTACTGGGATACGAATGCTAGGACGATGGAGTCGTATCGAGGTGTCGTGGAGTTTGACATGCGGTGGGTGCAGCCGTTTGTGGAGGCACCGAAGATCACGGTCGACGAGGTTTCTCGCCAATGGGCTCAGGGGTGA
- the prcB gene encoding proteasome subunit beta has protein sequence MTWPLPDRLSINSAPFRSPAVDLSSFADLLRRQAPELLPASLSGGARPGGDQLPHGTTIVALKFPSGVVIAGDRRSTQGNMIAGRDVRKVYITDDYTATGIAGTAAIAVEFARLYAVELEHYEKLEGVPLTFAGKVNRLAIMVRGNLGAALQGLVALPLLVGYDIHASDPQGAGRIVSFDAAGGWNIEEEGYQAVGSGSIFAKSSMKKLYSQVTDADSALRVAVEALYDAADDDSATGGPDLVRGIYPTAVTIGADGAADVPESRIAELAREIIESRSRADTFGPDGGEK, from the coding sequence GTGACCTGGCCGTTGCCCGATCGCCTGTCCATCAACTCAGCACCATTCCGATCACCCGCTGTAGACCTGTCATCCTTCGCTGATCTGCTCCGCCGCCAGGCGCCCGAACTGTTGCCGGCAAGCCTCAGCGGCGGCGCGCGACCCGGCGGTGACCAGCTGCCCCACGGCACCACGATCGTGGCCCTGAAATTCCCGAGCGGTGTCGTTATCGCCGGTGACCGGCGCTCGACCCAGGGCAACATGATCGCCGGGCGCGACGTGCGTAAGGTCTACATCACCGACGACTACACCGCGACCGGCATTGCCGGCACCGCTGCCATCGCCGTCGAGTTTGCCCGCCTCTACGCGGTCGAACTCGAGCACTACGAGAAGCTTGAAGGGGTGCCGCTTACGTTTGCCGGCAAGGTCAACCGGCTCGCGATCATGGTGCGCGGCAACCTGGGGGCCGCGCTGCAAGGGCTGGTGGCGCTACCGCTGCTGGTGGGCTACGACATCCACGCGTCCGACCCGCAGGGCGCGGGCCGCATCGTGTCATTCGATGCTGCCGGCGGCTGGAACATCGAAGAAGAGGGTTATCAGGCTGTGGGGTCGGGGTCGATCTTTGCCAAGTCGTCGATGAAGAAGTTGTATTCGCAGGTCACCGACGCCGATTCGGCGTTGCGGGTAGCCGTGGAGGCACTCTACGACGCCGCCGACGACGACTCTGCCACCGGTGGACCGGATCTGGTCCGCGGCATCTACCCGACGGCCGTCACCATCGGCGCCGACGGGGCGGCCGATGTGCCAGAGAGCCGGATCGCAGAATTGGCCCGCGAAATCATCGAAAGCCGTTCACGCGCGGACACTTTCGGTCCTGATGGCGGTGAGAAGTGA
- a CDS encoding DUF2314 domain-containing protein has protein sequence MSPDPFQAPTDLIPAGPLQDDGIACTFAIYYLPLPLADPFAALDGLLANTFNGFRQADSLCGNETEPTVSAGITVDPRNEYPPPDPEFVELFNHGVSPQQTTALQATEAALVLNFSCPIEQAWDRLRAMQQLTGDLAAATGGLIWDAETREMFTPAAWKELRVDRWTGLTPDINDHTIIHAYEIDGQMRVITLGMGKFGLPDVVVNQVPRSVCSNVGHLVNVFCQAIADRPVVERPGEFDLDYRLFRPDATGTAPLTVKVGTHQDGDPLNRLLEISFDRGPGQDVHARRHAILAAAFDCDTSIVPTTHSDALEAASRHARAKLPALRALFNEGLPPGEFVQVKAPFDGPDGTREWMWVDIITWNGDEITGSLANRPFNVPGLHPGQLVVVSQSRVFDYKHKRADGTIEGNESEKLISSTLN, from the coding sequence ATGAGCCCAGACCCGTTTCAGGCTCCCACCGACCTAATTCCGGCCGGGCCTTTGCAAGACGATGGGATTGCTTGCACATTCGCGATCTACTACCTGCCCCTGCCGCTTGCCGACCCGTTCGCCGCGTTGGATGGACTTCTGGCGAACACATTCAACGGATTTCGCCAGGCGGATTCCCTCTGCGGCAACGAGACAGAGCCCACTGTGAGCGCGGGGATCACGGTCGATCCGCGTAACGAGTACCCTCCGCCAGATCCGGAATTTGTTGAACTCTTCAATCACGGAGTGAGCCCTCAACAAACGACCGCTCTGCAGGCCACCGAGGCCGCGTTGGTCCTCAACTTCAGCTGCCCGATTGAGCAGGCTTGGGATCGCCTTCGTGCCATGCAGCAGCTAACGGGTGATCTCGCGGCCGCCACCGGTGGCCTGATTTGGGATGCCGAAACTCGGGAGATGTTCACACCGGCCGCTTGGAAGGAACTTCGAGTCGATCGATGGACCGGACTCACCCCAGATATCAACGACCATACCATCATTCATGCCTACGAGATCGACGGCCAGATGCGGGTCATCACGCTGGGAATGGGGAAATTTGGGCTCCCCGACGTCGTCGTCAATCAGGTGCCGCGGTCGGTCTGCAGCAATGTCGGACACCTGGTGAATGTGTTCTGCCAGGCCATCGCTGATCGGCCCGTCGTTGAACGTCCGGGAGAATTCGACCTCGACTACCGGCTCTTTAGGCCCGATGCGACGGGGACCGCGCCGCTCACGGTGAAAGTGGGCACGCACCAGGACGGAGATCCGCTAAACCGGCTACTCGAAATTTCCTTTGACCGAGGACCGGGCCAGGATGTTCACGCCCGTCGGCACGCGATTCTCGCCGCCGCATTCGACTGCGACACTTCGATCGTTCCTACGACGCACAGCGACGCGTTGGAAGCCGCCAGCCGACACGCACGAGCAAAGCTGCCCGCGCTGCGCGCCTTGTTCAACGAAGGGCTACCACCCGGCGAGTTTGTGCAAGTCAAGGCTCCTTTCGATGGCCCGGACGGCACCCGGGAGTGGATGTGGGTAGACATAATCACGTGGAATGGCGACGAGATCACGGGGTCACTTGCTAACAGACCGTTCAACGTCCCCGGTCTGCACCCCGGGCAGCTGGTCGTCGTCTCGCAATCCAGGGTCTTTGACTACAAGCACAAGCGCGCTGACGGCACGATCGAAGGCAATGAGAGCGAAAAGCTAATCAGCAGCACGTTGAACTAG
- a CDS encoding RecB family exonuclease, with translation MTDQPEPLPPRPALSPSRAADFKQCPLLYRFRAIDRLPEAPSAAQLRGSVVHAALERLYGLPAALRGPDTAKSLVEPAWDQMVAAEPELAGQLDPGQRTQLLENARALLSGYYRLEDPTRFDPHSCEQRVEVELADGTLLRGIIDRIDVAATGETRVVDYKTGKAPPAARALAEFKAMFQMKFYAVALFRSRGVLPTRLRLIYLADGQLLDYSPDRDELLRFEKTLMAIWRAIQSAAETGDFRPSPSRLCDWCPHQEHCPAFGGTPPPYPGWPDHGQPETARRPTEPAA, from the coding sequence ATGACCGACCAGCCGGAGCCACTCCCGCCACGGCCGGCGTTGTCACCGTCGCGGGCGGCCGACTTCAAGCAGTGCCCGCTGCTATACCGGTTCCGCGCGATCGACCGGCTGCCCGAGGCGCCGTCGGCGGCACAGCTACGCGGGTCCGTGGTGCACGCCGCGCTTGAGCGACTCTACGGCCTACCGGCGGCGTTGCGCGGCCCAGACACGGCGAAGTCGCTGGTGGAGCCCGCGTGGGACCAGATGGTCGCCGCGGAGCCCGAGCTGGCGGGCCAGCTGGACCCCGGACAGCGAACGCAACTGCTCGAGAATGCCCGCGCGTTGCTGTCCGGCTACTACCGGCTGGAAGATCCGACTCGGTTCGACCCGCACAGCTGCGAACAGCGCGTGGAGGTCGAACTGGCCGACGGCACGCTGCTGCGCGGAATTATCGACCGGATCGACGTCGCCGCCACCGGCGAGACGCGGGTGGTCGACTATAAGACCGGCAAGGCGCCCCCGGCCGCGCGAGCGCTGGCCGAGTTCAAGGCGATGTTCCAAATGAAGTTCTACGCGGTGGCGCTATTTCGGTCACGCGGCGTGCTGCCCACCAGGCTGCGGCTCATCTATCTGGCCGACGGCCAGCTGCTCGACTACTCCCCGGACCGCGACGAGCTGCTGCGTTTCGAGAAGACGTTGATGGCGATTTGGCGCGCGATCCAATCCGCAGCAGAAACAGGCGATTTCCGTCCCAGCCCGTCACGGTTGTGCGACTGGTGCCCGCACCAAGAGCATTGCCCGGCATTCGGCGGGACGCCGCCGCCGTATCCGGGGTGGCCGGATCACGGGCAACCCGAGACTGCGCGGCGCCCGACCGAGCCGGCGGCATGA
- the arc gene encoding proteasome ATPase: MGESERSEAFGIPRDSPLSSGDAAELEQLRREAAVLREQLENAVGSPGPTRTVRDVHQLEARIDSLAARNSKLMETLKEARQQLLALREEVDRLGQPPSGYGVLVATHDDDTVDVFTSGRKMRLTCSPNIDAASLKKGQTVRLNEALTVVEAGTFESVGEISTLREILCDGHRALVVGHADEERVVWLADPLVAEDLPDGVPEALNDDTRPRKLRPGDSLLVDTKAGYAFERIPKAEVEDLVLEEVPDVSYADIGGLSRQIEQIRDAVELPFLHKELYREYSLRPPKGVLLYGPPGCGKTLIAKAVANSLAKKMAEVRGDDAHEAKSYFLNIKGPELLNKFVGETERHIRLIFQRAREKASEGTPVIVFFDEMDSIFRTRGTGVSSDVETTVVPQLLSEIDGVEGLENVIVIGASNREDMIDPAILRPGRLDVKIKIERPDAEAAQDIYSKYLTEFLPVHADDLAEFDGDRSACIKAMIEKVVDRMYAEIDDNRFLEVTYANGDKEVMYFKDFNSGAMIQNVVDRAKKNAIKSVLETGQPGLRIQHLLDSIVDEFAENEDLPNTTNPDDWARISGKKGERIVYIRTLVTGKSSSASRAIDTESNLGQYL; the protein is encoded by the coding sequence ATGGGTGAGTCAGAGCGTTCTGAGGCATTCGGCATCCCCCGCGATAGCCCCCTGTCCAGCGGCGATGCTGCCGAACTAGAACAGCTGCGGCGTGAGGCTGCGGTGCTGCGCGAGCAACTTGAGAACGCCGTCGGATCACCTGGGCCCACGCGCACTGTCCGCGATGTACATCAACTCGAAGCCCGAATCGACTCACTTGCTGCCCGCAATTCCAAATTAATGGAAACTCTTAAAGAAGCCCGTCAACAACTGCTGGCGCTGCGCGAGGAGGTTGACCGGCTGGGCCAGCCGCCCAGTGGCTACGGCGTCCTGGTGGCCACACACGACGATGACACGGTCGATGTGTTCACGTCGGGTCGCAAGATGCGCCTGACGTGCTCACCGAACATAGACGCGGCATCCCTCAAGAAGGGGCAGACGGTCCGGCTCAACGAAGCCCTGACTGTCGTGGAGGCCGGCACCTTCGAATCCGTCGGTGAGATATCCACCTTGCGGGAGATCCTGTGCGACGGTCATCGGGCTCTGGTCGTCGGCCACGCCGACGAGGAACGCGTCGTTTGGCTGGCCGATCCACTGGTTGCCGAGGACTTGCCGGATGGCGTCCCCGAGGCTCTCAATGACGACACCCGGCCGCGCAAGCTGCGCCCCGGTGATTCGCTGCTGGTCGACACCAAGGCCGGTTATGCCTTCGAACGCATCCCCAAGGCGGAGGTCGAAGATCTGGTGCTGGAAGAGGTGCCGGATGTCAGCTATGCCGACATCGGCGGTCTGAGCCGCCAGATCGAGCAGATCCGCGACGCCGTGGAGCTGCCGTTCCTACACAAGGAGTTGTATCGGGAGTACTCGCTGCGCCCGCCCAAGGGTGTGTTGCTCTACGGCCCGCCCGGCTGCGGTAAAACGTTGATCGCCAAGGCGGTGGCCAACTCGCTGGCCAAAAAGATGGCCGAGGTCCGCGGCGACGATGCTCACGAGGCGAAGTCGTACTTCCTCAACATCAAGGGCCCCGAGCTGCTGAACAAGTTCGTCGGGGAAACCGAGCGACACATCCGGCTGATCTTCCAGCGGGCCCGGGAGAAGGCGTCGGAAGGCACTCCGGTGATCGTGTTCTTCGACGAGATGGACTCGATCTTCCGCACCCGCGGTACCGGCGTTTCCTCGGACGTCGAGACAACGGTGGTGCCGCAGCTGCTCAGTGAGATCGACGGGGTGGAGGGACTCGAGAACGTCATCGTGATCGGCGCCTCCAACCGTGAGGACATGATCGATCCCGCCATCCTGCGGCCGGGGCGTCTCGACGTGAAGATCAAGATCGAGCGGCCTGATGCCGAAGCAGCGCAGGATATCTACTCGAAGTACCTGACCGAGTTCCTGCCGGTGCATGCCGACGACCTAGCCGAGTTCGACGGCGACCGTTCGGCCTGCATCAAGGCGATGATCGAGAAGGTTGTCGACCGGATGTACGCCGAGATCGACGACAACCGGTTCCTGGAGGTCACCTACGCCAACGGCGACAAGGAAGTCATGTACTTCAAGGACTTCAACTCCGGGGCGATGATCCAGAATGTCGTCGACCGGGCCAAGAAGAACGCCATCAAATCCGTGCTGGAGACCGGGCAACCGGGGCTGCGCATTCAGCATCTGCTCGACTCGATCGTGGACGAATTTGCCGAGAACGAGGACCTGCCCAACACCACCAACCCCGATGACTGGGCGCGGATCTCGGGCAAGAAGGGCGAGCGGATCGTCTACATCCGCACCCTGGTCACCGGCAAGTCGTCGAGCGCCTCGCGCGCCATCGATACCGAGTCCAACCTCGGCCAGTATCTGTAG
- a CDS encoding thioesterase family protein has translation MIGCYYRRRSGDGDYQSFAPTDYTRSNWDPEIQHGSPPLALLTKLIEDLSVGSDLRIGRLSLDILGAIPVTPVRARAWVQRPGSRVCMIVAELLADRVVARVTAWLLAVSDTADIAADRYPPLVEGPTEPRPAVFAAARGYFDALDWRPQRVDAQSPSVSWFSPLAHIVDTEPTSALQRLAAVADCANGVGAILDPNEFFFLNTDTVIHLHRLPTGSDFALRARASIGPDGVGVTTAEVFDKAGFVGTSAQTILVRRR, from the coding sequence ATGATCGGCTGCTACTACCGCCGCCGCTCCGGCGATGGTGACTATCAGTCGTTCGCCCCCACCGACTACACCCGAAGCAACTGGGACCCCGAAATTCAGCATGGCTCACCGCCGTTGGCGCTGCTGACAAAGCTGATCGAGGACCTGTCGGTGGGATCTGACCTGCGGATCGGCAGACTTAGCCTGGACATCCTCGGAGCGATTCCGGTGACCCCGGTGCGGGCCCGGGCCTGGGTACAGCGTCCGGGTTCGCGCGTCTGCATGATTGTCGCGGAGTTGCTTGCCGATCGTGTGGTCGCGCGGGTGACAGCGTGGCTCCTGGCAGTCAGCGACACCGCCGACATCGCAGCTGACCGGTACCCCCCATTAGTGGAGGGACCCACCGAACCACGTCCAGCCGTCTTCGCTGCTGCCCGCGGCTATTTCGACGCGCTCGACTGGCGCCCGCAACGCGTGGATGCGCAATCACCCAGCGTGTCCTGGTTTAGCCCGCTGGCGCATATCGTCGACACCGAACCGACGTCTGCGCTGCAGCGCCTTGCCGCCGTGGCGGATTGCGCCAACGGTGTGGGCGCGATCCTGGATCCCAACGAGTTCTTTTTCCTGAACACCGACACGGTGATCCATCTGCACCGACTGCCAACCGGCAGTGATTTCGCGCTGCGCGCACGCGCGTCGATCGGGCCCGACGGCGTGGGGGTAACTACCGCGGAGGTTTTCGACAAGGCGGGGTTTGTTGGGACCTCGGCCCAGACGATCCTGGTCCGGCGCAGGTGA
- a CDS encoding PE family protein, protein MSFVSVVPEALTIAADESWGIGARIVASGVSADAVTTTVVAPGADDVSARVAARLRAQAVSYREVSGRGAVIFDDFLASLLDSAAAYLTTEADNATRAG, encoded by the coding sequence ATGTCTTTTGTGAGCGTTGTACCCGAGGCGTTGACCATAGCGGCGGATGAGTCATGGGGCATTGGTGCGCGCATCGTTGCCAGTGGTGTTTCGGCGGACGCGGTGACGACCACTGTGGTTGCCCCCGGTGCCGACGATGTGTCGGCGCGGGTGGCGGCGCGCCTGCGCGCGCAGGCGGTGAGCTATCGGGAGGTCAGTGGTCGGGGAGCGGTGATTTTTGACGACTTTCTGGCCTCGCTGTTGGACTCCGCGGCCGCGTACTTGACCACCGAGGCCGACAACGCCACACGCGCCGGCTGA
- a CDS encoding DUF503 domain-containing protein — translation MWIGWLEIDVLLGDVRSLKQKRSVIRPLVAELQRKFSVSAAETGSRDLYRRAGIGVAVVSGDRSHAVDVLDNAERLVAAHPEFELLSVRRGLHRSDD, via the coding sequence ATGTGGATCGGCTGGCTCGAAATCGATGTATTGCTGGGCGACGTGCGATCACTCAAGCAGAAGCGGTCGGTGATCCGGCCCCTGGTCGCCGAGCTGCAGCGCAAATTCAGCGTGTCGGCCGCCGAGACCGGTTCGCGTGATCTGTACCGACGGGCGGGCATCGGCGTGGCCGTGGTATCCGGCGACCGGAGCCACGCCGTCGATGTCCTCGACAACGCCGAACGGCTGGTGGCCGCGCATCCGGAGTTCGAGTTGCTGTCGGTGCGGCGCGGCCTGCACCGCAGTGACGACTAA
- the dop gene encoding pup deamidase/depupylase — MQRIIGTEVEYGISSPSDPTANPILTSTQAVLAYAAAAGIQRAKRTRWDYEVESPLRDARGFDLSRSAGPPPVVDADEVGAANMILTNGARLYVDHAHPEYSAPECTDPLDAVIWDKAGERVMEAAARHVASVPGAAKLQLYKNNVDGKGASYGSHENYLMSRQTPFSAIIAGLTPFLVSRQVVTGSGRVGIGPSGDEPGFQLSQRSDYIEVEVGLETTLKRGIINTRDEPHADADRYRRLHVIIGDANLAETSTYLKLGATALVLDLIEEGPAHGIDLTDLALARPVHAVHAISRDPSLRATVALVDGRELTGLALQRIYLDRVAKLVDSRDPDPRAADIVETWAHVLDQLERDPMDCAELLDWPAKLRLLEGFRQRENLSWSAPRLHLVDLQYSDVRLDKGLYNRLVARGSMKRLVSEHQVLSAVENPPTDTRAYFRGECLRRFGADIAAASWDSVIFDLGGDSLVRIPTLEPLRGSKAHVGALLDSVDSAVELVEQLTS; from the coding sequence ATGCAACGGATTATCGGGACGGAGGTCGAGTACGGCATTTCGTCGCCGTCGGACCCGACCGCTAACCCGATCCTCACCTCTACGCAGGCGGTGTTGGCCTACGCCGCCGCCGCCGGCATTCAGCGCGCCAAACGCACCCGCTGGGACTACGAGGTGGAATCGCCGCTGCGGGACGCCCGGGGTTTCGACCTGAGCCGCTCGGCCGGCCCGCCGCCGGTGGTCGACGCCGACGAGGTCGGGGCCGCCAACATGATCTTGACCAACGGGGCGCGGCTGTACGTCGACCACGCGCACCCGGAATACTCCGCGCCCGAATGCACCGACCCGCTCGACGCCGTGATCTGGGACAAGGCCGGCGAGCGGGTGATGGAGGCGGCCGCTCGGCATGTCGCCAGCGTGCCCGGAGCCGCGAAACTGCAGCTATACAAGAACAACGTCGACGGCAAGGGCGCTTCCTACGGGTCGCACGAGAATTACCTGATGTCGCGGCAGACACCGTTCTCGGCCATCATCGCCGGATTGACCCCATTTCTGGTTTCGCGGCAGGTGGTGACCGGGTCGGGCCGGGTCGGGATCGGGCCTTCCGGTGATGAGCCCGGCTTCCAGCTGTCCCAGCGCTCCGACTACATCGAGGTCGAGGTCGGACTGGAGACCACACTCAAGCGCGGCATCATCAATACCCGCGACGAACCGCACGCCGATGCCGACAGGTACCGGCGGCTGCACGTCATCATCGGCGATGCCAACCTTGCCGAAACGTCGACCTACCTGAAGCTGGGTGCAACCGCGCTGGTGCTCGATCTGATCGAAGAAGGCCCGGCTCATGGGATAGACCTGACCGACCTGGCACTGGCCCGCCCGGTGCACGCGGTCCACGCGATCTCCCGCGATCCCTCGCTGCGGGCGACCGTTGCCCTGGTCGACGGTCGTGAATTGACGGGCCTCGCGCTGCAACGGATCTATCTCGACCGGGTGGCCAAGTTGGTGGACAGCCGCGACCCCGATCCCCGGGCGGCCGACATCGTGGAAACCTGGGCGCACGTGCTCGACCAGCTCGAGCGTGACCCGATGGACTGCGCGGAGCTGCTGGACTGGCCGGCCAAGCTGCGACTGCTGGAAGGATTCCGGCAACGGGAGAACCTAAGCTGGTCGGCGCCCCGGCTGCATCTTGTTGACCTGCAATATTCCGATGTCCGGCTGGACAAGGGCCTATACAACCGGCTGGTCGCGCGCGGCTCGATGAAGCGCCTGGTCAGCGAACACCAGGTGCTCAGCGCGGTGGAGAACCCGCCGACCGACACCCGCGCGTACTTCCGCGGCGAATGCCTGCGCCGCTTCGGGGCGGATATCGCCGCGGCGAGCTGGGATTCGGTGATCTTTGACCTGGGCGGCGACTCGCTGGTTCGCATCCCGACGCTGGAGCCGCTGCGGGGCAGCAAGGCGCACGTCGGGGCACTGCTGGATTCGGTGGACAGCGCTGTGGAGCTGGTGGAACAACTGACCAGCTGA
- a CDS encoding ubiquitin-like protein Pup gives MAQEQTKRGGGGGDDDDLASSTAAGQERREKLTEETDDLLDEIDDVLEENAEDFVRAYVQKGGQ, from the coding sequence ATGGCTCAGGAGCAGACTAAACGTGGTGGTGGCGGCGGCGACGATGACGACCTCGCCAGCAGCACCGCCGCGGGCCAGGAGCGTCGCGAGAAGCTCACGGAGGAAACCGACGATCTGCTCGACGAAATCGACGACGTCCTGGAAGAGAATGCCGAGGACTTCGTCCGCGCGTACGTCCAAAAGGGCGGCCAGTGA